The genomic region attaattaaattaactattttaaaaaaatgtgaattggagaaaaaaaatatagttaggAACGAAACGTGCAAGACTAAgaaattaattacataatttgATACACATCATGTCATCATCTCCATCCATAAGTtcatgaaatgaaataaattataattttctgtCATATAACGAACAGATTCCAAGTTATACGTGTTTGAAGCGTGTGAAATTCTAACTGTTATCTTAGCATTATTCCATAGAGGCTCTTTTGTCTTAAATAATAGTCCCTATATGCCTAATAACTAAGCAAGCTTGGTGGGAAAAGAAGTTAACATATTTGGTGCATATAATTACCTCAAAATAAGACGTTGGTAGCCGATGAATCCCTCGTTACGCAAGTTGCCAATGGTGATTTCACCGAGAGTTGCTTCGTCTCTACCTGTTAACAAGAACACTTTGAATCCTCTCTCTATCAACTCATTAAACAATCGCTGCACGGCAGGATTTGCGGGACACATTCCCTTCATAATCCATGCCTTGAATATCGCTGAGTCAAATGGGTCGCACCTGCACATgccacatatacatatatatatatataatcaaaatatttattaagaacaccataaaaaaaatacatattggTCAGCATTTTCATTACCCGAATCTTCTTCCTTTGTAATAAGATATGTTGGAGATGCAAGTGTCGTCAACATCCAAAATCCAGGCATCCATGCCATCACCGGCAAGAGGAATCTTAGAGGCATATGACAAGATATGTTCCACGATAACTTCGAGGTCATTGTGGTATTGACCGCCAGATATGTAGTTCTGGACGTGGTTGTAGCACTTCTCTGGGACCGTTCGCCATGGATACGCATTGTTTGTTTCAACCGCCAGCCTCCAACTCAGACCATACCTGTCTGACTCATCATCGGTTTTCTTCTGAACCTTTACCTTTTGGTTCATCAATACTAGTTTGGTTAATAAGGCTAACAAATATGTTAGTCCCGCAACTATTCGCTGCACAATTTTTATCTTCAACctcatctttatctttatgtgtgtaGAAAgggatagaaattaaaaatggatgTGTGAGGAAACAGGTGGAAAATGCGCGAGGTGGTTAGTTGGCATTAGGATGACTTTTTCAAGGATGATGAGCAGTGCTTTAAATACCCTAAAACTTATCGGGCTTACCGGCAACTTCctagaaattaaaaggaaaaggcaTACCTGTTGAAACCTATGATTGATCTTCTAGTATGTTATGTTAGTCATTCAATTGTCTTAATAATTAGTGTGATTtggtttaatatatattaaaaattttaaattatatattatttattaagaaaaattcatctatattatatttaaaataataattgataactTGCTAACCTAATTGAGATCTGGTATCTAACTGATTGAATTTGACCAGTTGATCTCAAATTAATTACATAACTGGTCCGACCGATTTTGTAACTATGCCAATGAGCCCGTGAGTTAAATACCCAAGTCGTCTTTGCTCGCTTGTCTATTTCCACACTTTCAAACAATCATTTCTCTgctttccattttattttattttccttatcaCCCAATGAACATGTGAATTAATTACTAATATTGGTTGTGTAAGAAGGTACCACTATCTTTCTTCACTGCTGCTTCCATATACATGTCTTTTTCTTCATCGTTTCTTATCATGAATTTCTAAACAATTTTCGTTATACCTTAAGGGGCTGGCTTCAAATATAGCAATGCTAAAAAAACAATCTAAATCGTTACACTCATAGTTCTACTCTGTCACATTTTTCTTAGGATAGGAATAGGAATAAGCCCCCTGtcaagttttcttattttttggtgGGGGCTACATATTCCCTTGGCATCATTAGCAATTTTGATGAGATGATAATTTCTTgattgttatatagttttcgaATTTCAGTTTCTTGAGCAATATGGGGAAGTAAGCGTGTGAGATATAAAGGGTGCTGATGCAACCATAGTTGTTCTTGTACCATTCTTTTGGTGCCTCAAAGGGTTTCTCTCATGGCTTATTGGTAACTTTGGCTATTGCGGCACACAACATTCCAGAGGGATTGGCTGTGAGCATCAAGGGGCGTCTATCCTCAGAATGCCATGTTATGGAGCATTATTACATCTTTGCATATTTAATGAGAAATAATTAAGTAGATAGAGagataagaaaatgataattttagaaTGATAGTACAAGTAATAGacatatttaatatgattaattaaattaattacttttcttaaGGGATATAAATTAATTGAGGGAGTCTTATAATTAGGGATAGAGAAAACATATGGGTCCGGAATATGTTGAAAGAGGGGTGGCAATGTCTTCATTGTTTTATTGCCTGATTACTTCGACAAATTTGTCGGAATTCAGCTCTTTGGGCCACACGTGTTTGCAGTATATTATTTTCagatgtatgttttttttatcggtaAATGTTTTCAGATATATAATATATCAGTTCCTCATACTTTTGGATACAGGAAGCCTGTGCTTCACAAGTTGCATCAGCTGCAACACTTTCAGTAGCATTTATGGAAGCTCTAAGCACCCTTTTTCAGAATTTCAACCGTTACTACAAGTAagtttgtatattatttttaatcagtcATGTAGTAATTGGTTAGGAAAACGCTAGTTGCTAGATCAGTAGTCTTTAGCATTTTCTAATCCAAATAAACTAGCCTTTAATCTTGAATTTAATCATATCTTGGCTGATTTTTCATGAGTGTGTAGCATTATTTGAGTGGTATTATTCAATATCATTGCTCAAGttctttgattttgtttttaaattttaaatatcagaAATGCTTCAGCTTTTGTATGATCATATCAACTCTACCACACAATTCACattttatctctttattttgtttACAGCCCGAAGGATGCTTTCGGCttctttgtttcattattttttggcccTGGTGGGATTTTTCTGGTCGGATTTGCTCTCTCATGGGCATAGCATCTGTTGTTGCCTTCGTTCTTGGTGCGCGGCGACCTTGTCTTCAAAATTAGGATTTGTTTCTGTTGTGTCACTCCTTGCAATTTGTCCATGAGTGTTTCAATCATTCATATCATGTGGTGCGGTTGCTCTACATATACATGCTTTGACTGAAGGACTTGCACTGGGAGTAGCTGCACCAAAAGCATATGGTTGTTGCAGCGATTGATCACATAATGGTTCTTGCTTGTGGTGGAGTTATGATTCCAACTTCCAAGTATTGGAAATGTAGTTAGTTAAGAGAGCACTTAGGTTGGACAAGCAAAAGAGCACCTGCGGCCTCATTATATTCACTAAATTAGCTTGGTTGCGCACACCTTACTGCAATTCTGCACCAGAGACTGTCAGATAAAATTGATGATATACAGTGACACTTATAGTTTCATACAGAACATCCACAGTCTAAATTGCCTGCTTCAGCTgatcaaattcttttttatcattcGGGCTGTTACAAATAGAGCGCGCCTGCATTTTACACTGATAGTTTCATGCAGAACATTCACATGCTAACACATGTTTTTCATCCTTGAAAATGTTTACTACACTAAAATTTTCATcctcacaaaattaaaatatgttatttttttttatttggatgtAGATTAAGGTAAAaccaaactaataataataactttttacatcaAGTATACATATAACTGacataaatataacattttttatatcgattatacataaaataaaattgatgtaaaaaataataatgtttctTTTATCTTGAACTAGCATATGTTTCATTTACATGTTCGAATCTTGCTGCGAGTTTCATTTACATGTTTCCCTCgcgttaagaaaataataattgcaCAATACTATATGGATGGTTTATACGTTTATGAGAAACGGCACTTGTGGGTTGTGGCATTACAAATTGTTAAATCTTTCAATTTTTGCATTAGTAATGCCAAATAAGTTATGGAAGACTGGAAACTTTTATATGGTGGCATTTCATACGCGTGACGGATCCTATCTATCCAGTTTTCTGAAAGCTTTAGTTGTAGTCCCTGGCTGCTATACGGAATGATACTTGAAGCAAGACTAACACTAGCCTGCgttaaatgtaattaataaatataggtCCACATCAGTCCCACGAACAGAACGTGTTagtttgaaaaacaacactatATTAAGTAAATGAAGTGGCCGTGAAAAAGATGCAAATGAAACAAGagctaataaaaataaatagtgcaTTTAATTGTTGGTTCTCTCAGGACAAGGTGGCACGTCATGAGTAATTCCAAAGTACTAGACCCAAAGTAATTAAGAGTGTTTAGGAACAGGAACAGGAACAGgaacagcagcagcagcagcagcctGAGAGCCGGTGAACCTAGCGAGCATGACAAAGGTCATCCCTCCAGCAACGTTGTTGATGAATCTAAGAGCCAAAACAGAGAACTTGAAGAGCAAAGGAGGAAGCCATTTGTCCAAAAGAAACTCCACACCGTTCAGAGTCTGGTACCTCACATTGCTGCTCACACCCATGTGCGCCGCCCAAGTGAAGGCGTTCAGAACCATAGGGGGAGACTTGTTCGGGCTCTGGAACGTCGGGTCCACCTTCTTCCTCGTCGCGATCAGCCCATTCGATATCGCTGTTCCTACAAGCCCGGCGCCAAGCCCCACCAGCGCGAACACGCCCCCCTTGTACAACAGAGTCCCCAAACGCTCCACGCTCCCGTAAGGCCCCGCTTCGAACATGTGGCTGCTGGGACACCTGGCGAAGATCCATGGTAGTGTGGAGCTAGAAGAAGAACAAGACGTTGGTGCCAGCAGATACATGAGGATGAAATTCAGAATGGACCCCACAACAAGAGTTGAGAAAACCAAGTCCAGTTCGTTCAGACCGAACTTGGGCCGCGTGGCCATGTCACCAGCCACCGCCGCACTCACTCCCACCAGTTCCTCCATTAACACCTTGAATGGGAATTGTGGGTCCGCTGCTACTCTCGATCTCCATCCGTTTAACACCATTCCCACAACTCCCAATCCCACGTTCTTCTCGTTGTCGCCTCCTCCTCCATCGGAATCTCCTCCTCCTCCGCCGCCGCCGCTTCCGCCTCTGTCTCCGCCGGAGAAGGAAAGGTGGAGCCTTTGGTTGCGGGGGTGACGTCGCGGGGACGGGAAAGAAGGGGTGGAATGGTAATTGTACTGGTAATGGTAACGGTAATGAGAAGATAGAGGAGAGAAACGGAATTGAGCCATGGCTTGGGCTGCCATTgccatttttaaaacaatttttgagaTTGAAtgtatcaaaagaaaaaagtgagattGTTTGATTATTGGAGAGGGAAGGGATTACCTTGgcggaagagaagagaagataaTTGGTGGGT from Glycine soja cultivar W05 chromosome 16, ASM419377v2, whole genome shotgun sequence harbors:
- the LOC114389022 gene encoding acid phosphatase 1-like is translated as MRLKIKIVQRIVAGLTYLLALLTKLVLMNQKVKVQKKTDDESDRYGLSWRLAVETNNAYPWRTVPEKCYNHVQNYISGGQYHNDLEVIVEHILSYASKIPLAGDGMDAWILDVDDTCISNISYYKGRRFGCDPFDSAIFKAWIMKGMCPANPAVQRLFNELIERGFKVFLLTGRDEATLGEITIGNLRNEGFIGYQRLILRSAQYKGQSAVRYKSAIRKEIEGEGYRIWGNVGDQWSDLQGECLGKRTFKLPNPMYFIS
- the LOC114391276 gene encoding protein RETICULATA-RELATED 3, chloroplastic-like yields the protein MAMAAQAMAQFRFSPLSSHYRYHYQYNYHSTPSFPSPRRHPRNQRLHLSFSGGDRGGSGGGGGGGDSDGGGGDNEKNVGLGVVGMVLNGWRSRVAADPQFPFKVLMEELVGVSAAVAGDMATRPKFGLNELDLVFSTLVVGSILNFILMYLLAPTSCSSSSSTLPWIFARCPSSHMFEAGPYGSVERLGTLLYKGGVFALVGLGAGLVGTAISNGLIATRKKVDPTFQSPNKSPPMVLNAFTWAAHMGVSSNVRYQTLNGVEFLLDKWLPPLLFKFSVLALRFINNVAGGMTFVMLARFTGSQAAAAAAVPVPVPVPKHS